One part of the Fusobacterium pseudoperiodonticum genome encodes these proteins:
- the rpsF gene encoding 30S ribosomal protein S6: MKKYEIMYIINPTVLEEGRDELINQINSLLTANGATIAKTEKWGERKLAYPIDKKKSGFYVLTTFEMDGTKLAEVEAKINIMEAVMRHIVVRLD; this comes from the coding sequence ATGAAAAAATATGAAATTATGTACATCATCAACCCTACTGTATTAGAAGAAGGTAGAGACGAGTTAATAAACCAAATAAACTCTTTATTAACTGCAAATGGAGCTACAATAGCTAAGACAGAAAAATGGGGAGAAAGAAAACTTGCTTATCCAATCGATAAGAAAAAATCAGGTTTTTATGTACTAACTACTTTTGAGATGGACGGAACAAAATTAGCAGAAGTAGAAGCTAAAATAAACATTATGGAAGCTGTAATGAGACATATAGTTGTAAGACTTGACTAA
- the rpsR gene encoding 30S ribosomal protein S18, whose product MAEFRRRRAKLRVKAEEIDYKNVELLKRFVSDKGKINPSRLTGANAKLQRKIAKAIKRARNIALIPYTRIEK is encoded by the coding sequence ATGGCAGAATTCAGAAGAAGAAGAGCAAAATTAAGAGTTAAAGCTGAAGAAATTGATTATAAAAACGTTGAACTTTTAAAAAGATTCGTATCTGATAAAGGAAAAATCAATCCTTCAAGATTAACTGGAGCTAATGCTAAATTACAAAGAAAGATAGCAAAAGCAATTAAAAGAGCAAGAAATATAGCTCTTATACCATATACAAGAATTGAAAAATAG
- a CDS encoding type II toxin-antitoxin system Phd/YefM family antitoxin: MTNTNATNLRKNLFSYLDSTIEYNDIINVNTKKGNVIIISESEYNGLLETLYLLSDPTIKEKIDTAKNATDDDYEVFEW, encoded by the coding sequence ATGACAAATACAAATGCTACAAATTTAAGAAAAAATTTGTTTTCATATTTAGATTCTACTATTGAATACAATGATATTATAAATGTAAATACAAAAAAAGGAAATGTTATCATAATAAGCGAAAGTGAGTATAATGGCTTATTGGAAACTTTGTATTTACTATCAGATCCTACAATAAAAGAAAAAATAGACACTGCTAAAAATGCTACTGATGATGACTATGAGGTTTTTGAATGGTAG
- the ylxM gene encoding YlxM family DNA-binding protein: MILDEFIEIANLLEIYSPLLSEKQREYLEDHFENDLSISEIAKNNNVSRQAIFDNIKRGVALLYEYENKLKFHQIKQDIRGKLIDLKEDFTEEKLENIIEDLV; this comes from the coding sequence ATGATTTTAGATGAATTTATAGAAATTGCTAATCTTTTAGAGATATATTCTCCACTTTTAAGTGAGAAACAAAGAGAATATTTAGAGGACCATTTTGAAAATGATCTTTCTATCTCAGAGATTGCAAAAAACAATAATGTCAGTAGACAGGCGATATTTGATAATATAAAAAGAGGTGTCGCTCTCTTATATGAATATGAAAACAAATTAAAGTTTCATCAAATAAAACAAGATATAAGAGGAAAATTAATTGATTTAAAAGAAGATTTTACAGAGGAAAAGTTGGAAAATATAATAGAAGACTTAGTTTAA
- a CDS encoding PAS domain-containing protein has protein sequence METMAKHLPALDEKKLKFVIELKEKYNAGKISLEEARKLLKERVKTLTPYEIAYAEQKIVPFVEDECIKENIQNMMLLFNEVMDTSRPTDLPSDHPIMCYYRENDDMRELLKEVENLIQFPVIKNQWYELYDKLDLWWKLHLPRKQNQLYSLLEKKGFTRPTTTMWVLDDFVRDELKENRKMLDDGNEEEFIASQTSVAADIIDLIQKEETVLYPTSLAMITEEEFEDMKSGDREIGFTFGELEEVSPKKEINQSESSNISGQGNLAKDLAQLLGKYGFNSDANSSELDVAMGKMTLEQINLVFKHLPVDITYVDENEIVKFYSDTAHRIFPRSKNVIGRDVKNCHPRKSVHIVEEIIEKFRNGEQDFAEFWINKPGLFIYICYSAVKDKDGNFRGILEMMQDCTRIRSLQGSQTLLNWENGTMNSEEVKEEKLEETTEESTREESSNSQIPLDSINKDTYLKDLIKVYPNLKKDMIKISERFKILQGPLAAVMLPKATLEKVSEKGDIDLDTLIEKIKELIKTY, from the coding sequence ATGGAAACAATGGCAAAACATTTACCAGCACTTGATGAAAAAAAGTTAAAATTTGTAATTGAATTAAAAGAGAAATATAATGCAGGAAAAATAAGTTTAGAGGAAGCAAGAAAGTTACTTAAAGAAAGAGTAAAAACTTTAACACCTTATGAAATTGCTTATGCTGAACAAAAGATTGTACCCTTTGTTGAAGATGAATGTATAAAAGAAAATATCCAAAATATGATGTTATTATTTAATGAAGTAATGGATACAAGTAGACCTACTGATCTTCCTTCAGATCACCCTATTATGTGTTACTATAGAGAAAATGATGATATGAGAGAGCTATTAAAAGAAGTTGAAAACTTAATTCAATTTCCTGTAATAAAAAATCAATGGTATGAACTATATGACAAACTTGATTTATGGTGGAAACTTCATTTACCTAGAAAGCAAAATCAACTTTATTCACTTTTAGAAAAGAAAGGTTTTACAAGACCAACAACTACAATGTGGGTTTTAGATGACTTTGTTAGAGATGAATTGAAGGAAAATAGAAAAATGCTAGATGATGGTAATGAAGAAGAATTCATCGCTTCTCAAACTAGTGTTGCAGCAGATATAATAGATTTAATTCAAAAGGAAGAAACTGTTTTGTATCCTACATCTCTTGCTATGATAACAGAAGAAGAGTTTGAAGATATGAAATCGGGAGATAGAGAAATAGGTTTCACTTTTGGTGAATTAGAAGAAGTTAGTCCTAAAAAAGAAATAAATCAATCTGAAAGTTCTAATATTTCAGGACAAGGAAACTTAGCTAAGGACTTGGCTCAACTTTTAGGGAAATATGGATTTAATTCAGATGCTAATTCTTCTGAATTAGATGTAGCTATGGGAAAAATGACTTTAGAACAAATCAATTTAGTATTTAAACATTTACCTGTGGATATAACTTATGTTGATGAAAATGAAATAGTAAAATTCTATTCTGATACTGCTCATAGAATATTCCCTCGTAGTAAAAATGTAATAGGAAGAGATGTTAAAAACTGTCACCCTAGAAAGAGTGTACATATAGTTGAAGAAATCATAGAAAAATTTAGAAATGGCGAACAAGATTTTGCAGAATTCTGGATAAATAAACCAGGTCTATTTATCTATATCTGTTATTCAGCGGTTAAGGATAAAGATGGAAACTTTAGAGGTATTTTAGAAATGATGCAAGATTGTACAAGAATTCGTTCACTTCAAGGCTCACAAACTCTTTTAAATTGGGAAAATGGGACTATGAATAGTGAAGAAGTGAAAGAAGAAAAGCTAGAAGAAACAACTGAAGAAAGTACTAGAGAAGAAAGTTCAAATTCTCAAATTCCTTTAGATAGTATAAATAAAGATACTTATTTAAAAGATTTAATAAAAGTTTATCCAAATTTAAAAAAGGATATGATAAAGATATCTGAAAGATTTAAAATATTACAAGGACCACTTGCTGCTGTGATGTTGCCAAAAGCTACTCTTGAAAAAGTAAGTGAAAAAGGAGATATTGACTTAGATACTCTAATTGAAAAAATAAAAGAACTTATAAAAACATATTAA
- a CDS encoding proline--tRNA ligase produces MRFSKAYIKTLKETPKEAEIASHKLMLRAAMIKKLASGIYAYLPLGYRTIRKIENIIREEMDRAGALELLMPVVQPAELWQESGRWDVMGAEMLRLKDRHERDFVLSPTQEEMITSIVRSDISSYKSLPLNLYHIQTKFRDERRPRFGLMRGREFTMKDGYSFHTSQESLDEEFLNMKDAYTRIFTRCGLKFRPVDADSGNIGGSGSQEFQVLAESGEDEIIYSDGSEYAANIEKAVSELINPPKEDLREVELVHTPDCPTIESLAKYLDIPLERTVKALTYKDMGTDEIYMVLIRGDFEVNEVKLKNILNAVEVEMATDEEIEKIGLTKGYIGPYKLPSEIKIVADLSVIEVTNHVVGSHQKDYHYKNVNYGRDYKADIVADIRKVRVGDNCITGGKLHSARGIECGQIFKLGDKYSKAMNATYLDENGKTQYMLMGCYGIGVTRTMAAAIEQNNDENGIIWPVSIAPYIVDVIPANIKNEGQVSLAEKIYNELQAENVDVMLDDRDEKPGFKFKDADLIGFPFKVVVGKRADEGIVEVKIRKTGETLEVSESEVVAKIKELMKLY; encoded by the coding sequence ATGAGATTCAGTAAGGCATATATAAAAACTTTAAAAGAAACACCTAAAGAAGCAGAAATAGCAAGTCATAAATTAATGCTTAGAGCAGCTATGATAAAAAAATTAGCTAGTGGTATTTATGCTTATTTACCATTAGGATATAGAACTATTAGAAAAATAGAAAATATTATTCGTGAAGAAATGGATAGAGCAGGAGCTTTAGAACTTTTAATGCCAGTTGTTCAACCAGCTGAACTTTGGCAAGAAAGTGGAAGATGGGATGTAATGGGAGCAGAAATGCTAAGATTGAAAGATAGACATGAAAGAGATTTCGTTCTATCTCCAACACAAGAAGAAATGATAACATCAATAGTTAGAAGTGATATTTCTTCATATAAGTCACTTCCTTTAAATCTATATCATATACAAACAAAATTTAGAGATGAAAGAAGACCTAGATTTGGACTTATGAGAGGTAGAGAATTTACTATGAAAGATGGTTATTCTTTCCATACTTCTCAAGAATCATTAGATGAAGAATTCTTAAATATGAAAGATGCTTATACAAGAATTTTCACAAGATGTGGTTTAAAATTTAGACCTGTTGATGCAGACTCAGGAAACATTGGTGGAAGTGGATCACAAGAATTCCAAGTTCTAGCAGAATCAGGAGAAGATGAAATCATTTATTCTGATGGTTCAGAATATGCAGCAAACATAGAAAAGGCTGTAAGTGAACTTATCAATCCTCCAAAAGAAGACTTAAGAGAAGTTGAACTTGTTCACACTCCAGATTGCCCAACAATAGAAAGTTTGGCAAAATACTTAGATATTCCTTTAGAAAGAACTGTAAAAGCATTGACATATAAAGATATGGGAACAGATGAAATATATATGGTTCTAATAAGAGGAGATTTTGAAGTTAATGAAGTCAAATTAAAAAATATCTTAAATGCAGTAGAAGTTGAAATGGCTACTGATGAAGAAATAGAAAAAATCGGATTGACAAAAGGATATATAGGACCATATAAATTACCATCTGAAATTAAAATTGTAGCTGATTTATCTGTAATAGAAGTTACAAACCATGTTGTAGGTTCTCACCAAAAAGATTACCACTATAAGAATGTAAATTATGGAAGAGATTATAAGGCTGATATAGTTGCTGATATAAGAAAAGTTAGAGTTGGAGATAACTGTATAACAGGTGGAAAATTACATTCAGCAAGAGGTATAGAATGTGGGCAAATCTTCAAACTTGGAGATAAATATTCTAAGGCTATGAATGCTACTTACCTTGATGAAAATGGTAAAACACAATATATGTTAATGGGTTGTTACGGTATAGGAGTTACAAGAACTATGGCAGCTGCAATAGAACAAAATAATGATGAAAATGGAATTATTTGGCCAGTATCAATAGCACCTTATATTGTTGATGTAATTCCTGCAAATATAAAAAATGAAGGACAAGTAAGTTTAGCTGAAAAAATCTATAATGAATTACAAGCAGAAAATGTTGATGTAATGTTAGATGATAGAGATGAAAAACCTGGATTTAAATTCAAAGATGCTGACTTAATTGGATTCCCATTCAAAGTTGTTGTAGGAAAAAGAGCTGATGAAGGTATAGTTGAAGTAAAAATCAGAAAAACAGGAGAAACTTTAGAAGTATCAGAATCTGAAGTTGTAGCAAAAATAAAAGAATTAATGAAACTTTATTAA
- a CDS encoding M48 family metallopeptidase, with protein MKKIKNIILMLFVSLILISCSTAPLTGRRQLKMVSDEAVAQSSIAQYNQMIAELRQNKLLANNTADGQRINQIGRRISRAVEQYLTANGMQDKIKNLQWEFNLIKSKDINAFALPGGKIAFYTGILPVLKTDAAIAFVMGHEIGHVIGGHHAESASNQNLAGFLMIGKKLIDAVTGVPIISDDLAQQGLSLGLLKFNRTQEYEADKYGMIFMAMAGYNPQEAILAQQRMMDLGGSQQAEILSSHPSTQNRIEELKRFLPEAMKYYKK; from the coding sequence ATGAAAAAAATCAAAAATATAATTTTAATGTTATTTGTATCTTTAATTTTAATATCTTGTTCAACTGCACCTTTAACAGGAAGAAGACAGTTGAAGATGGTAAGTGATGAGGCTGTAGCTCAATCTTCTATCGCACAATACAATCAAATGATAGCTGAATTAAGACAAAATAAATTGTTAGCAAATAATACTGCTGATGGACAAAGAATAAATCAAATTGGAAGAAGAATTTCTAGAGCTGTTGAACAATATTTAACTGCAAATGGAATGCAAGATAAAATAAAAAATTTACAATGGGAATTTAACTTAATAAAGAGTAAGGATATAAATGCCTTTGCATTACCAGGAGGAAAAATTGCTTTCTACACAGGAATATTACCAGTATTAAAAACAGATGCGGCTATAGCTTTTGTAATGGGACATGAAATAGGTCATGTTATAGGTGGACACCATGCAGAAAGTGCAAGTAACCAAAACTTAGCTGGATTCTTAATGATAGGTAAAAAACTTATAGACGCTGTGACAGGAGTTCCTATTATTAGTGATGATTTAGCTCAACAAGGACTATCATTAGGGCTTTTAAAGTTCAACAGAACTCAAGAATATGAAGCAGATAAATATGGAATGATATTCATGGCTATGGCGGGATACAATCCACAAGAAGCTATACTTGCACAACAAAGAATGATGGACTTAGGTGGAAGTCAACAAGCAGAAATATTATCTTCTCACCCTTCTACTCAAAATAGAATAGAAGAATTAAAAAGATTTTTACCAGAAGCTATGAAATACTATAAAAAATAA
- the rpsP gene encoding 30S ribosomal protein S16 gives MLKLRLTRLGDKKRPSYRLVAMEALSKRDGGAIAYLGNYFPLEDSKVVLKEEEIIKFLQNGAQPTRTVKSILVKAGVWAKFEESKKK, from the coding sequence ATGTTAAAATTAAGACTTACAAGATTAGGAGATAAAAAGAGACCTTCTTATAGATTAGTAGCTATGGAAGCTTTATCTAAAAGAGATGGAGGAGCTATTGCTTACTTAGGTAACTACTTCCCATTAGAAGATTCTAAAGTAGTTTTAAAAGAAGAAGAAATCATTAAATTCTTACAAAACGGAGCTCAACCAACTAGAACAGTTAAATCTATCCTAGTTAAAGCTGGAGTTTGGGCTAAATTTGAAGAAAGCAAAAAGAAATAA
- a CDS encoding MATE family efflux transporter, translating to MKTMFKNNDLTQGKIWKVILNFTLPIFLGTLFQSLYSTIDAIIVGKFAGKDAFAAIESVMSFQRLPVSFFIGLSSGATIIISQYFGAKEKDDVSKASHTAMLFAIVGGLILSILSCLLSPYFIGLIKVPQKIFHEAYIYTFICFSGMVFSMIYNIGSGILRALGNSKTPFHILVFANILNIVLDLIFVIKFDLSVVGVGLATLISQIVSAILIFMVLMRTNLDCRIYIKKLTFYKKYLKKIFVLGLPIAIQSVIYPIANTTIQSKINMFGVNSIAAWAISGKLDFLIWSVSDAFCISSSTFVAQNYGAKKYHRVKKGIISSVIMSISMILVISITLFIWSKDLAPFLIEDREVIELTSEILSILAPFYFIYTIGDVLAGAIRGLGDTFYPMLINVLAICGVRLLWIFFVFPLNPTFFMILYSYLISWSVNTFAFLIYIYFKRKKI from the coding sequence ATGAAAACTATGTTTAAAAATAATGATTTGACTCAAGGTAAAATTTGGAAGGTTATTTTGAATTTTACTCTGCCTATATTTTTAGGAACATTATTTCAATCTCTTTATTCAACTATAGATGCCATTATAGTAGGAAAGTTTGCAGGTAAGGATGCTTTTGCTGCCATTGAATCTGTTATGAGTTTTCAAAGATTGCCTGTAAGTTTTTTTATTGGACTTTCATCAGGAGCTACTATTATTATTTCTCAATATTTTGGTGCAAAAGAAAAAGACGATGTTTCTAAAGCTAGTCATACAGCCATGCTATTTGCTATAGTTGGAGGATTAATTTTATCTATATTAAGTTGCCTTCTATCACCTTACTTTATAGGACTTATAAAAGTTCCTCAAAAGATATTCCATGAAGCCTATATCTACACTTTTATTTGTTTCAGTGGTATGGTTTTTTCTATGATATATAACATAGGTTCAGGTATTTTAAGAGCCTTAGGAAACTCAAAAACACCTTTTCATATTTTAGTTTTCGCCAATATCTTAAATATAGTTTTAGATTTAATCTTTGTAATTAAGTTTGATTTATCTGTTGTAGGAGTTGGACTTGCTACACTAATTTCACAAATTGTGAGTGCAATTTTAATCTTTATGGTATTGATGAGAACTAACTTAGATTGCAGAATTTATATAAAAAAATTAACTTTCTATAAAAAATATTTAAAGAAAATCTTTGTATTAGGTTTGCCTATTGCTATACAATCAGTTATTTATCCTATTGCTAATACCACTATACAAAGTAAGATAAATATGTTTGGTGTAAATAGTATAGCTGCTTGGGCTATTTCAGGTAAATTAGATTTCTTAATATGGTCTGTTTCAGATGCCTTTTGTATATCTTCTTCAACCTTTGTTGCACAAAATTATGGAGCTAAGAAATATCATAGAGTTAAGAAAGGAATTATATCTTCTGTAATTATGTCCATCTCAATGATATTAGTTATAAGTATAACTCTATTTATTTGGAGTAAAGATTTAGCACCTTTCCTTATAGAAGATAGAGAAGTTATAGAATTGACTTCAGAAATTTTGAGTATACTAGCACCTTTCTACTTTATTTATACGATTGGGGATGTATTAGCTGGTGCTATAAGAGGGCTTGGAGATACTTTTTATCCTATGTTAATAAATGTATTAGCTATCTGTGGTGTAAGACTTTTGTGGATATTTTTCGTCTTCCCTTTAAATCCTACATTCTTTATGATACTATACAGTTATTTAATTTCTTGGTCAGTAAATACCTTTGCTTTTCTTATCTATATTTACTTTAAAAGGAAAAAAATTTAA
- a CDS encoding toxin-antitoxin system YwqK family antitoxin: MRKIFIILFLMLSIFTVINAHPFKTEKELQDFYAKIDKEVDKELKKDYIKLFEQRKANLKEKASNNDTKKMLEDNEYLFVFKNGKLEKVFKKDILDGKFIILSYMYENGKKEKIVCLNKENSHYYGTVKGFGEDGIPLYSGQFYDGKMEGIYKEYYESGKIFKEINFINDKENGQGKIYYEDGKILRIVNLKNGKENGDVIDYYPNGRIKNKAHFIDGELNGEVISYSENGNIIEKVFMKGKLLNGDAFAYYPNGKLKEKDSFKNGKSEGESIIYYENGNVKQKSTFKNDKREGYLFIYYPSGKLLQKRNFIDGKAEGELVEYYENGVVKEKAYFINDKQEKEHFFYDEKGKLIKTEIYKNGVKQ, translated from the coding sequence ATGAGAAAAATTTTTATTATTCTATTTTTGATGTTATCTATTTTTACAGTAATAAATGCTCATCCATTTAAAACTGAAAAAGAACTTCAGGATTTTTATGCAAAGATTGATAAAGAAGTTGATAAAGAATTAAAAAAAGATTATATAAAACTTTTTGAACAAAGAAAAGCTAATTTAAAAGAAAAAGCAAGTAATAATGATACCAAAAAAATGTTAGAAGATAATGAGTATCTTTTTGTTTTTAAAAATGGAAAACTAGAAAAAGTTTTTAAAAAGGACATCCTTGATGGAAAATTTATAATTTTAAGTTATATGTATGAAAATGGTAAAAAAGAGAAAATAGTATGTTTAAATAAAGAGAATTCTCATTATTATGGTACTGTTAAAGGTTTTGGAGAAGATGGAATTCCTTTATATAGTGGGCAATTTTATGATGGAAAAATGGAAGGAATATATAAAGAATACTATGAAAGTGGTAAGATTTTTAAAGAGATTAACTTTATTAATGATAAAGAAAATGGACAAGGAAAAATTTATTATGAAGATGGAAAAATTTTAAGGATTGTAAACTTAAAAAATGGAAAGGAGAATGGTGATGTAATTGATTATTATCCTAATGGTAGAATAAAAAATAAAGCACATTTTATTGATGGAGAATTAAATGGAGAAGTTATTAGTTATTCTGAAAATGGAAATATTATAGAAAAAGTTTTTATGAAAGGTAAATTGCTTAATGGTGATGCTTTTGCATATTATCCTAATGGTAAACTTAAGGAGAAAGATTCTTTTAAGAATGGCAAAAGTGAAGGAGAATCTATAATTTATTATGAAAATGGAAATGTAAAACAAAAGTCTACTTTTAAAAATGATAAGAGAGAAGGATATTTATTTATCTATTATCCTAGTGGGAAACTTTTACAAAAGAGAAATTTTATTGATGGAAAAGCAGAAGGAGAGCTTGTAGAATATTATGAAAATGGAGTTGTGAAAGAAAAAGCTTACTTCATAAATGATAAACAAGAAAAAGAACATTTTTTCTATGATGAAAAAGGAAAGCTAATCAAAACAGAAATCTATAAAAATGGTGTCAAACAATAG
- the ffh gene encoding signal recognition particle protein: MLENLGNRFQDIFKKIRGHGKLSDSNIKDALREVKMSLLEADVNYKVVKDFTNRISEKAIGTEVIRGVNPAQQFIKLVNDELVELLGGTSSKLTKGLRNPTIIMLAGLQGAGKTTFAAKLAKFLKKQNEKLLLVGVDVYRPAAIKQLQVLGQQIGVDVYSEEDNKDVVGIATRAIEKAKEINATYMIVDTAGRLHVDETLMNELKELKKAIKPQEILLVVDAMIGQDAVNLAESFNNALSVDGVILTKLDGDTRGGAALSIKAVVGKPIKFIGVGEKLNDIEIFHPDRLVSRILGMGDVVSLVEKAQEVIDENEAKSLEEKIKSQKFDLNDFLKQLQTIKRLGSLGGILKLIPGMPKIDDLAPAEKEMKKVEAIIQSMTIEERKKPDILKASRKIRIAKGSGTDVSDVNKLLKQFEQMKSMMKMFSSGKMPNLGGMGKGGKFPF; this comes from the coding sequence ATGTTAGAAAATTTAGGAAATAGATTTCAGGATATTTTTAAAAAGATAAGAGGACATGGAAAGCTTAGTGACTCTAATATAAAAGATGCACTTAGAGAAGTTAAAATGTCTCTTTTAGAAGCTGACGTAAACTATAAGGTTGTTAAGGACTTCACAAATAGAATCAGTGAAAAAGCTATTGGAACTGAAGTTATAAGAGGAGTTAATCCTGCTCAACAATTTATTAAATTAGTAAATGATGAACTTGTTGAACTTCTAGGAGGAACTAGCTCAAAATTAACAAAGGGACTTAGAAATCCTACTATAATTATGTTAGCAGGTTTACAAGGGGCAGGTAAGACTACTTTCGCTGCTAAGCTTGCAAAATTTTTAAAAAAACAAAATGAAAAACTGTTACTTGTTGGAGTCGATGTCTATAGACCTGCTGCCATAAAGCAATTACAAGTTTTAGGGCAACAAATAGGAGTAGATGTTTATTCTGAAGAAGATAACAAAGATGTAGTTGGAATTGCAACAAGAGCTATAGAAAAAGCTAAAGAAATAAATGCAACATATATGATAGTTGATACTGCTGGTAGATTACACGTTGATGAAACTCTTATGAATGAGTTGAAAGAACTTAAAAAAGCTATAAAGCCTCAAGAAATTTTACTTGTTGTAGATGCTATGATAGGGCAAGATGCGGTTAACCTAGCTGAATCTTTCAACAATGCTTTGAGTGTTGATGGAGTTATCTTAACTAAATTAGATGGAGATACTCGTGGAGGAGCTGCTTTATCAATAAAGGCTGTTGTTGGTAAGCCAATAAAGTTTATCGGAGTTGGAGAAAAATTAAATGATATTGAAATTTTCCACCCAGATAGATTAGTTTCAAGAATCTTAGGAATGGGAGACGTTGTTTCTCTTGTTGAAAAAGCTCAAGAAGTTATAGATGAAAATGAAGCTAAATCTTTGGAAGAAAAGATTAAATCTCAAAAATTTGACTTAAATGACTTCTTAAAGCAGTTACAAACAATTAAAAGATTAGGTTCTCTTGGAGGAATATTAAAATTAATTCCTGGTATGCCTAAGATTGATGACTTAGCACCAGCTGAAAAAGAAATGAAAAAAGTTGAAGCTATAATTCAATCTATGACTATTGAAGAAAGAAAGAAACCTGATATATTAAAAGCTAGTAGAAAAATAAGAATTGCAAAAGGTAGTGGAACTGATGTTTCTGATGTAAATAAACTACTTAAACAATTTGAACAAATGAAATCAATGATGAAAATGTTTAGCTCAGGAAAAATGCCTAATTTAGGTGGTATGGGCAAGGGTGGAAAATTCCCATTTTAA
- a CDS encoding toxin-antitoxin system YwqK family antitoxin, protein MKRFFVTLILMLSIFSIANAHPFKSDKELQDFYAKIDKEVEKELKKDYIKLFEERKANLKEKASDDITEKNLEDDEYLFVFKNEKLEMVFKKEILNGKFGTLSRLYENGKKSRIVCLSVGDPAYYGTVKYFRENGTPLYSGQFYDGKMEGMYKEYYDSGKLLMEAHFSNGKENGPEKIYYENGKISSIKNYKNGVVDGEYIEYYTDGELKLKGSYKNGLREGEFKTYLMNSKSAGSIFYKDGKEVKSTLTDYMKEDVFFNFPDKIEAQMNIGDEKEKELIKEMEEHGGYHMLGIDTYPNGRVMRVVPYNQQGIYDGTFKQYYESGQLAQKGYYKNGLGQGEYIWYYEEGSIKQKAFYKDDKIEGIVTSFYPGGKIAQTVNYINGKREGELIEYYENGQIKEKRFYINDKEEGKSLFYDEKGKLIKTEIYKNGIKQ, encoded by the coding sequence ATGAAAAGATTTTTTGTTACTTTAATTTTGATGTTATCTATATTTTCTATTGCTAATGCTCATCCATTTAAAAGTGATAAAGAGCTTCAGGATTTCTATGCAAAGATTGATAAAGAAGTTGAAAAGGAATTAAAAAAAGATTATATAAAACTTTTTGAAGAAAGAAAAGCTAATTTAAAAGAAAAAGCAAGTGATGATATTACAGAGAAAAATTTAGAAGATGACGAATATCTTTTTGTTTTTAAAAATGAGAAATTAGAAATGGTCTTTAAAAAGGAGATTCTTAATGGAAAATTTGGAACTTTAAGTAGATTATATGAAAATGGTAAAAAAAGTAGAATAGTATGTTTAAGTGTAGGAGATCCTGCTTATTATGGTACTGTTAAATATTTTAGAGAAAATGGAACTCCTTTATATAGTGGACAATTTTATGATGGAAAAATGGAAGGAATGTATAAGGAATACTATGACAGTGGAAAACTTTTAATGGAAGCTCATTTTTCTAATGGTAAAGAAAATGGTCCAGAAAAAATATATTATGAAAATGGTAAAATTTCAAGTATTAAAAACTATAAAAATGGTGTAGTTGATGGAGAATATATAGAATATTACACAGATGGAGAGTTAAAACTTAAAGGTTCATATAAAAATGGACTTAGAGAAGGAGAATTTAAGACATATTTAATGAATTCTAAAAGTGCTGGTTCAATCTTTTATAAAGACGGAAAAGAAGTAAAATCAACTCTTACAGACTATATGAAAGAAGATGTATTTTTTAATTTCCCTGATAAAATAGAAGCTCAAATGAATATTGGAGATGAAAAAGAAAAAGAACTTATAAAAGAAATGGAAGAACATGGAGGATATCACATGTTAGGAATAGATACCTATCCTAATGGTAGGGTTATGAGAGTTGTTCCATATAATCAACAAGGGATATACGATGGTACATTTAAACAATATTATGAAAGTGGACAATTAGCACAAAAAGGTTATTACAAAAATGGTTTAGGACAAGGGGAATATATTTGGTACTATGAAGAAGGAAGTATAAAACAAAAAGCTTTCTATAAAGATGATAAAATAGAAGGAATCGTAACTTCATTCTATCCAGGTGGTAAAATTGCTCAAACAGTTAATTATATTAATGGAAAAAGAGAGGGCGAATTAATAGAATATTATGAAAATGGGCAAATAAAAGAAAAAAGATTTTATATCAATGATAAAGAAGAAGGAAAAAGCTTATTCTATGATGAAAAAGGAAAACTAATCAAAACAGAAATCTATAAAAATGGTATAAAACAATAA